One Candidatus Micrarchaeia archaeon genomic window carries:
- the cca gene encoding CCA tRNA nucleotidyltransferase — protein sequence MKGLGRVLAQIRPGAASERRERAFANMVVAKLQASFKPAKVVLAGSFAKGTFLEGDKDIDVFVLFRHSMEKEAMEGIVRAAVENAFPGAFIQTAYAQHPYVRVFLDGRKIDVVPAYEIGHGRHFELRSAVDRTQLHTEYVLSKMSGAQKDEVRLLKKFLKSGNLYGAEIRTQGFSGYLCELLILAYGDFEGAVKAAADWKERTFLDIQHQEPAESMLAKFNTPLIFLDPVDKERNVSAVVSLENYSAFISLARRFLASKSKIGFFSKRAFGASELSKFVRRRQLYCISFEAPNVVDDVLWGQVRRLQETLLSELRKSGFEALGCEMDREGESISLLFEISNEPLPEKRVILGPPLRFRKDCEKFSAQYAPAFVLSGRIASLVKRECRTFPQFAKKLKKIPLPSHLRAARNAKIYKGQELIGKCRNALSRYAQRFLP from the coding sequence ATGAAGGGACTGGGGAGAGTGCTTGCTCAAATACGGCCAGGGGCAGCCAGCGAACGCAGGGAGCGCGCTTTCGCGAACATGGTGGTTGCGAAGCTCCAGGCCAGCTTCAAGCCGGCCAAAGTCGTGCTCGCGGGCTCTTTCGCGAAGGGCACGTTCCTGGAGGGGGACAAGGACATAGACGTTTTCGTGCTTTTCAGGCACTCGATGGAGAAAGAGGCCATGGAGGGGATAGTCCGCGCGGCAGTGGAGAACGCGTTTCCCGGCGCATTCATCCAGACCGCGTATGCGCAGCATCCGTATGTGCGGGTTTTCCTGGACGGCAGGAAGATAGACGTGGTGCCTGCCTACGAAATAGGCCACGGGCGGCACTTCGAGCTCAGAAGCGCGGTGGACCGGACCCAGCTCCACACCGAGTATGTGCTCTCAAAAATGTCCGGCGCGCAGAAGGACGAGGTGCGCCTGCTCAAGAAATTCCTGAAATCCGGCAACCTTTACGGAGCCGAGATACGGACCCAGGGCTTCTCAGGCTACCTGTGCGAACTTCTCATACTGGCTTACGGGGATTTCGAGGGCGCGGTGAAGGCCGCAGCAGACTGGAAGGAGCGGACTTTTCTGGACATCCAGCACCAGGAGCCGGCCGAGAGCATGCTCGCCAAATTCAACACCCCGCTCATCTTCCTGGACCCGGTGGACAAGGAAAGGAACGTTTCAGCCGTGGTGAGCCTGGAAAATTACTCCGCGTTCATCTCCCTTGCGCGGCGCTTCCTGGCTTCGAAAAGCAAAATTGGGTTTTTCAGCAAAAGGGCGTTCGGCGCCAGCGAGCTTTCGAAGTTCGTGCGCCGGCGCCAGCTCTACTGCATCTCCTTCGAAGCGCCCAACGTAGTGGACGACGTGCTGTGGGGCCAGGTGCGCAGGCTCCAGGAAACACTGCTTTCGGAATTGAGAAAATCCGGCTTCGAAGCGCTCGGATGCGAGATGGACCGCGAAGGGGAAAGCATAAGCCTCCTGTTCGAAATTTCGAACGAGCCGCTCCCGGAGAAGCGCGTAATCCTGGGGCCCCCGCTCAGGTTCAGGAAGGACTGCGAAAAGTTCTCGGCGCAGTACGCGCCGGCGTTCGTGCTTTCCGGCAGAATTGCTTCGCTGGTTAAGAGAGAGTGCCGCACTTTCCCGCAGTTCGCGAAGAAGCTGAAAAAAATCCCGCTCCCGTCGCACCTGCGCGCGGCCAGGAACGCAAAAATATATAAGGGCCAGGAGCTAATAGGCAAATGCAGGAATGCGCTCAGCAGGTATGCGCAGCGTTTTCTCCCGTAG
- the guaA gene encoding glutamine-hydrolyzing GMP synthase → MPFNPEKFIPSAEQEIRASVGKEKAIIALSGGVDSFVAATLCAKAGINLKAVFVDTGFMRKDEARKVKAAAESVGINLTVVEAQGKFIDALKGAEEPEKKRKIVGEMFVRVFEKEAKSSGATFLVQGTIAPDWIESGGLGRDTIKSHHNVAGLPKDMGLKLCEPIRELYKHEVRMVGKSLGLPPYIYERQPFPGPGLSVRVVGEVSEEKLDIVREACDVVEHELEKASAEGKMEKPWQYFAALLPSKTVGVKGDERSYKYTILVRAVKSLDGMTANFSMVPPDVLQAISTRICNEIKEVGRVVYDITNKPPSTIELE, encoded by the coding sequence ATGCCGTTCAACCCCGAAAAATTCATCCCCAGCGCCGAGCAGGAAATCCGCGCTTCGGTTGGAAAGGAAAAGGCCATAATAGCGCTTTCAGGGGGCGTTGACAGCTTCGTCGCCGCAACCCTGTGCGCCAAGGCCGGCATAAACCTAAAGGCGGTTTTCGTGGATACCGGTTTCATGCGGAAGGACGAGGCCAGGAAAGTAAAAGCCGCGGCAGAAAGCGTCGGCATAAACCTCACGGTGGTTGAAGCCCAGGGGAAGTTCATAGATGCCTTGAAAGGCGCCGAGGAGCCTGAGAAAAAGCGGAAGATAGTAGGCGAGATGTTCGTGCGCGTTTTTGAGAAAGAAGCGAAGAGCAGCGGCGCCACCTTCCTGGTGCAGGGCACCATAGCCCCGGACTGGATAGAGAGCGGCGGGCTCGGGAGGGACACCATAAAGAGCCACCACAACGTCGCAGGGCTTCCGAAGGACATGGGGCTCAAATTGTGCGAGCCGATACGCGAGCTTTACAAGCACGAGGTGCGCATGGTCGGAAAATCGCTCGGGCTCCCGCCTTACATCTACGAGCGCCAGCCTTTCCCCGGGCCCGGGCTCTCGGTGCGCGTGGTGGGGGAAGTGAGCGAGGAGAAGCTCGACATAGTGCGCGAGGCCTGCGACGTAGTGGAGCACGAATTGGAAAAGGCCAGCGCGGAAGGGAAGATGGAGAAGCCATGGCAGTATTTCGCAGCTTTGCTTCCGTCCAAGACAGTGGGCGTGAAAGGGGACGAGCGCTCCTACAAATACACTATTCTGGTGAGGGCTGTAAAAAGCTTGGATGGGATGACCGCTAATTTCTCGATGGTGCCTCCGGACGTGCTTCAAGCCATATCAACGAGGATATGCAACGAGATCAAGGAAGTCGGTCGCGTCGTGTATGATATAACGAACAAGCCGCCTTCTACGATAGAATTGGAATGA